DNA sequence from the Nicotiana tomentosiformis chromosome 3, ASM39032v3, whole genome shotgun sequence genome:
GTACCATGGTGGTACCAACTTTGGAAGAACAGGCTCTTCCTTCGTGACGACTCGATATTATGATGAAGCTCCCCTCGATGAATTTGGTAATTAGATTCATCCTTAAGATTAATAAAAACATTGGGATCAAAGACGTTTAATTTATGTCTCTTTTAGGTTTGAAGAGGGAACCCAAATGGAGTCACTTGAGAGACTTACACAGAGCTTTAAGACTGTCCAGAAGGGCTCTCCTTTGGGGAACTCCCACTGTTCAAAAGATTAGCCACGACCTCGAGGTAACCAATCGTTTGCATTAACCCAACCAAAATCAGCTTGAATTTAACTTCTATATCTACGTGGTAAAAGTAAGTTTCATAATAAGCCATGATTAGTAGCCTAGAAAATAAGGCAACAAACCTACTAGTATAACATATTAAAGTTCTTTATATTATTAATTACTTTGCAGATTACTGTTTGGGAGAAGCCCGGAAGCGATTGTGCTGCCTTTTTGACCAATAACCACACCAAGCTACCATCCACAATTAAATTCAGGGGTCAAGAATATTACTTGCCTGAGAAGTCTGTTAGCATTCTCCCTGATTGCAAGACTGTTGTTTACAACACCCAAACGGTAACATCAAATAAAAACACTAGtccaaaaatttcatattttattgaAACAAAAAATATCAACAATGAGAATCTAATTTTATAATGGTGAAAGCAGGTTGTTGCCCAACATAATTCAAGGAACTTCATAGCATCAGAGAAAGCAAAGAATCTCAAGTGGGAAATGTACCAAGAGAAAGTTCCAACCATCAATGACTTGCCACTTAAGAACAGAGAACCCCTGGAGCTCTATAGTTTGACAAAAGATACTTCAGACTATGCTTGGTACAGCACAAGGTACTTATGATTGTTGTTGTCGTTATTAATTATTACTATTATCATTTGGTTTTTATCTTAATACTGGAATTGTTACAAATCACAGCATCAACTTAAATCGTCATGACTTGCCCATGAGACCTGACATCCTCCCCGTTATGTCAATTGCAAGTATGGGTCACGCATTGGCAGCCTTCGTCAATGGCGAATTCGTTGGTGAGTGACACCTTTTATtgacatatacatatatatcaaGATGACAACTTCTTTTCACAGAAGTATGTTAAGATTACTTATGGAATTTGttggtaattaaattaatttcaGGGTTTGCACACGGTAACAACATTGAGAAGAGCTTTGTTTTCCAGAAACCTGTCATCTTGAAACCTGGAACTAACCACATCACCCTTTTAGCTGAGACAGTTGGATTCCCGGTATTCATTTCATTatataacaataacttcaaaataAATCATTACAAAAATAAGAACGAGGAATTTTAAAGAGGAAGAACTCATACGATATATATGAATGCAGAATAGCGGAGCCTATATGGAAAAGAGGTTTGCTGGACCCCGAGCTATAACTCTCCAAGGCTTGATGGCTGGCACCCTCGACATATCCCTAAACAACTGGGGACACAAGGTAAACATGTATTTGTACTTGAGTTTAGATTCTATTCACTCACATCTTAAAAAAATAGGAGTATTATTGCTTGAGGTAACTATAGGTAATTTTCTAAGTTAGGCATTAATTAATtagtaacttgatacaaaatagTTGACATGCTTATAATAGGTTAAACTAGGAGTATATATATTGATTGTGTAAATAGTTTTACGGTGTCAATGCATATATAActtaattcatttataataaagtAATAATATTCAAATGTACTTTGATGCTTCACAAAATTAAAGATGTATAATATAACATGATTATTGTTGGCTACTTTAAAGGTTGGCATATATGGAGAAAAAAAACAAATATTCACAGAAGAAGGTGCGAAGAAAGTGAAGTGGACTCCTGTGTCTGGTCCTCCACCAGGACCTATCACTTGGTACAAggtaagtgcagaagtgtaatttCATTTGGTTTAATTATGCGTAATTTCTAAGCATAGATTAAATTTATCGTCTACATTTAACTATGTGTTCATTTCAAATTACAGACGTACTTTGATGCCCCTGAAGGCAACAATCCAGTAGCCTTAAAGATGGACAAAATGCAAAAGGGTATGATGTGGGTCAATGGCAATAGCCTTGGTCGTTACTGGGTATCATTCCTCTCCCCTCTTGGACAGCCCACTCAATCTGAGTAAGTAGAATTGCTTTAATATGTGTTGAATTATGTGATCATCCGATTTAAAAGTAAGATAACTTTGGTTCTTTTTCATAGCCAAACAAGTCGAAATTGCCTGTAATGACAAATGACAGTAAGAATTGATTAAATCTCAATCCGCTATAATATTATATTGAATTATGTGGCCACTCCATCTAAAAAGGAGAACATTTTTTTAGTTAATTATATCTAATAATTATATGTACTATCACATATTATTGTTTCAGGTATCACATTCCAAGAGCTTTCTTGAAGCCAAAGGATAATCTCCTAGTTATCTTTGAGGAAACTGGAGGTCATTCAGAAACCATTGAAGTCCAAACAGTTAACAGAGACACAATCTGCAGTATCATCTCCGAGTACCGACCTCCTAGCGTTAAGTCTTTTGAGAGGTCCGGAAGACAATTCAATGCTATCGTGGAAGATCTCAAGTCAGGAGCTCAATTAGCTTGCCCAGAAAACAATCAAGTGATCAAGCAGATTGAGTTTGCTAGCTATGGCAATCCAGATGGAGCTTGTGGAAACTTGTATCTTGGAAACTGCACTTCTCCCAATAGTCTCAAAGTTGTAGAAAAGCATTGCTTAGGAAAGAATACATGTGCAATCCCAGTTGAGAGAGAAGCTTTTGACGAGCTAAGCAAGGATCCTTGCCCTAATACATTCAAGACTTTGGCCGTCCAAGCAAAGTGTGGGCTTCCATAGAATACTTAGAGTCACCCTCTTCAAAATATATCTTACTACTAGTACCTAGACCTTGATTCTCTCAAACTTATTTTCTATGCAAATTAATTACAATATATTTCATCCAaaagtttttgatttttttttctatttcttttttgtttcatTAATAAGATTGGCTCAGCTGCTTTCTTGGTTGCTTCTCTCTGATTGTTGTTCATCATTTGTATATAAATTTGTGCCTCCTAAAACGTTCTATTTCTACGTTACCTCCTTAATTTTGAGTAGATAACTAAAATGAGTTTAGATTATGGATTTAAATTGTACTAGTATATAATAATGGtataaaatatttacacaatcaaGTTCCTAAAAATAATTACAGCTAAGTTAACTAATTATATTCGGCTTAATGGTATTGACACATGTTCTTACCCCTATTTTTAAATCTGACCCCACAACTTTT
Encoded proteins:
- the LOC104120857 gene encoding beta-galactosidase 13-like, which gives rise to MTIPISQCLALALLSFFVASAIADEKPRGVTYDGRSMIINGNRELLFSGSIHYPRSPPEMWHDIIRKAKEGGLNLIQTYVFWNIHEPIQGQFNFEGNYDLVKFIKMIGEQDLYVNLRVGPYIEAEWNQGGFPYWLREVPNITFRSYNEPFMHHMKKYAEMVIDLMKKEKLFAPQGGPIIMAQIENEYNNVQLAYREDGKKYIKWAAEMATGLYNGVPWVMCKQKDAPPQVINTCNGRHCADTFTGPNGPNKPSLWTENWTAQYRTFGDPPSQRAAEDIAFSVARFFAKNGTLTNYYMYHGGTNFGRTGSSFVTTRYYDEAPLDEFGLKREPKWSHLRDLHRALRLSRRALLWGTPTVQKISHDLEITVWEKPGSDCAAFLTNNHTKLPSTIKFRGQEYYLPEKSVSILPDCKTVVYNTQTVVAQHNSRNFIASEKAKNLKWEMYQEKVPTINDLPLKNREPLELYSLTKDTSDYAWYSTSINLNRHDLPMRPDILPVMSIASMGHALAAFVNGEFVGFAHGNNIEKSFVFQKPVILKPGTNHITLLAETVGFPNSGAYMEKRFAGPRAITLQGLMAGTLDISLNNWGHKVGIYGEKKQIFTEEGAKKVKWTPVSGPPPGPITWYKTYFDAPEGNNPVALKMDKMQKGMMWVNGNSLGRYWVSFLSPLGQPTQSEYHIPRAFLKPKDNLLVIFEETGGHSETIEVQTVNRDTICSIISEYRPPSVKSFERSGRQFNAIVEDLKSGAQLACPENNQVIKQIEFASYGNPDGACGNLYLGNCTSPNSLKVVEKHCLGKNTCAIPVEREAFDELSKDPCPNTFKTLAVQAKCGLP